From Deferrisoma camini S3R1, the proteins below share one genomic window:
- a CDS encoding TetR/AcrR family transcriptional regulator — MAQPSPVREDRREQIFAAGARLFAEKGYERTSLQDVADALGVTKPAFYYYYRSKEELLFEILSFSMDRVTDDIKAALCLDAPPEERVREWIRRYVRFFTAHPHELTLLSTAIDSLGPDRRERLKARQRRYLDMARRLVAAIKAPGSGLDDTVSAFALLGMMNWIFQWYRPAGPVAPEALADHFYRIFVYGVSRVEPGGN; from the coding sequence GTGGCCCAACCATCGCCCGTGCGGGAGGACCGGCGGGAGCAGATCTTCGCGGCAGGAGCCCGACTGTTCGCCGAGAAGGGGTACGAGCGCACGAGCTTGCAGGACGTGGCCGACGCCCTGGGGGTGACGAAGCCCGCCTTCTACTACTACTACCGGTCCAAGGAGGAGCTGCTGTTCGAGATCCTGTCGTTCTCCATGGACCGGGTCACCGACGACATCAAGGCCGCGCTGTGCCTGGACGCCCCGCCCGAGGAGCGGGTGCGGGAGTGGATCCGCCGCTACGTGAGGTTCTTCACGGCACACCCCCACGAGCTCACCCTGCTCTCCACGGCCATCGACTCCCTGGGGCCCGACCGGCGCGAGCGCCTGAAGGCGCGCCAACGCAGGTACCTGGACATGGCCCGGCGCCTCGTGGCGGCAATCAAGGCGCCCGGCTCGGGGCTAGACGACACGGTGAGCGCGTTCGCCCTACTGGGCATGATGAACTGGATCTTTCAGTGGTACCGACCGGCCGGCCCCGTGGCCCCGGAGGCCCTGGCCGACCACTTCTACCGGATCTTCGTCTACGGGGTGAGCCGGGTTGAACCCGGCGGCAACTAG
- a CDS encoding radical SAM/SPASM family putative metalloenzyme maturase: protein MEICQRNEPVEAGAPALLPYPSKLFVETTTRCNLRCAMCVKQTPDNGVAEGDLDDAVFAGLEPAFARLETLILSGIGEPLLHPRLEEFIRQARSVMPAGATIGFQTNGLLLDEDRALRLVEAGLDRICLSLDAVNPATFRRIREGGEVGALDRAFRALGRAEKVVGRRVEKGIEFVAMRDNVAELPDVVRWAVSRGAAFALVTQVLPYDEHLVQQAAYDPNTDVAVAFFEPWRRRAEAEGIDLDRYFEVLWKYTKSPEDERIVAFVEAMKADAHARDIFVNVQKILERDEAWMDRVGRIFDEAARLASELGLDLRLPEVVPRGDRRCDFVEEGAAFVSWDGAVHPCYFLWHGYRCFINGREKFVRPRVFGRVPEQGILEVWNDPAFRSFRQSVIRYDYPFCSDCNLAKCCDYVQAEEFEQDCYLNAEPCGDCLWCKGVFQCLR from the coding sequence GTGGAGATCTGTCAACGAAACGAGCCGGTCGAGGCCGGCGCTCCCGCTTTGCTACCCTACCCGTCCAAGCTGTTCGTCGAGACCACCACCCGGTGCAACCTGCGATGCGCCATGTGCGTGAAACAGACCCCGGACAACGGCGTTGCGGAGGGAGACCTGGACGACGCCGTGTTCGCGGGGCTGGAGCCCGCCTTCGCCCGGCTGGAGACCCTGATCCTGTCGGGAATCGGGGAGCCCCTCCTCCACCCCCGCCTCGAGGAGTTTATCCGGCAGGCACGATCGGTCATGCCCGCCGGTGCCACCATCGGGTTCCAGACGAACGGCCTCCTCCTGGACGAGGACCGGGCGCTCCGGCTGGTGGAGGCCGGCCTGGACCGGATCTGCCTGTCGCTCGACGCGGTGAACCCGGCCACCTTCCGCCGCATCCGCGAAGGGGGCGAGGTGGGAGCCCTGGACCGGGCGTTCCGGGCCCTGGGCCGGGCCGAAAAGGTCGTGGGCCGGCGCGTGGAGAAGGGCATCGAGTTCGTGGCCATGCGCGACAACGTGGCCGAGCTGCCCGACGTGGTCCGGTGGGCCGTGTCCCGGGGCGCCGCCTTCGCCCTGGTGACCCAGGTGCTCCCCTACGACGAGCATCTGGTTCAACAGGCGGCCTACGACCCGAACACCGACGTGGCCGTGGCGTTCTTCGAGCCGTGGCGCCGGCGGGCCGAGGCCGAGGGCATCGACCTCGACCGGTACTTCGAGGTGCTCTGGAAGTACACCAAGAGCCCCGAGGACGAGCGGATCGTGGCCTTCGTGGAGGCCATGAAGGCCGACGCCCACGCCCGGGACATCTTCGTGAACGTGCAGAAGATCCTGGAGCGGGACGAGGCCTGGATGGACCGGGTGGGGCGGATCTTCGACGAGGCCGCCCGGTTGGCCTCGGAGCTCGGCCTGGACCTGCGGCTGCCCGAGGTGGTGCCCCGGGGGGACCGGCGGTGCGACTTCGTGGAGGAGGGGGCGGCGTTCGTCAGCTGGGACGGCGCGGTGCATCCCTGCTACTTCCTGTGGCACGGGTATCGGTGCTTCATCAACGGCCGGGAGAAGTTCGTCCGGCCCCGGGTGTTCGGCCGGGTGCCGGAGCAGGGTATCCTGGAGGTCTGGAACGACCCCGCCTTCCGGAGCTTTCGGCAGAGCGTCATCCGGTACGACTACCCGTTCTGCTCCGACTGCAACCTGGCCAAGTGCTGCGACTACGTCCAGGCCGAGGAGTTCGAGCAGGACTGCTACCTGAACGCCGAGCCCTGCGGTGACTGCCTGTGGTGCAAGGGGGTGTTCCAGTGCCTGCGGTGA